One genomic segment of Hydrocarboniclastica marina includes these proteins:
- a CDS encoding patatin-like phospholipase family protein — translation MNTEVVAPEAVEPKPDNLNPKTDSAERIPSPLPGAGKTVALVLGSGGARGYAHMGVIEVLEEQGYEIIAIAGCSMGALIGGAYAAGKLQLYKDWVTGLGQFDLFRLLDFSLSSPGAIRGDKIFAVISEMLGDINIEDLPIAYTAVATDLLAHKEVWFQEGSLTRAIRASVAIPSFFTPVMIGGRVLVDGALLNPLPIIPTIAAHADLIVAVNLAGEGDFHVELPRVDRKGEPCPPGEAVPEAKLTDGAVEAEWLERWKRRAASWFGTESESSGSEEDALAQAEESASPVDPSETREEAKPVSLQQFGLGKFDIMNLTIETMQSALTQYKIAGYPPDLLVNVPKHVCKSFDYHKAPELIQLGRQLAEESLQNYRRREGRGAGNPLWRNNRRR, via the coding sequence ATGAATACTGAAGTAGTGGCGCCTGAGGCGGTAGAACCGAAACCGGACAATTTGAACCCCAAGACCGATAGCGCGGAGCGGATACCTTCTCCTCTGCCCGGGGCTGGGAAAACCGTTGCGTTGGTGTTGGGAAGCGGTGGCGCCCGTGGCTACGCCCACATGGGTGTGATCGAGGTTCTGGAAGAACAGGGTTATGAGATCATCGCGATCGCCGGCTGTTCCATGGGCGCCCTGATAGGCGGGGCATACGCCGCCGGTAAACTGCAGCTATACAAAGACTGGGTGACGGGGTTAGGCCAGTTCGATCTGTTTCGGTTGCTGGATTTCTCTCTTTCATCACCGGGGGCGATCCGTGGCGACAAAATTTTTGCGGTCATCAGCGAGATGCTGGGTGATATCAACATCGAAGACCTGCCCATAGCCTACACGGCCGTTGCGACTGACCTCCTGGCGCACAAGGAGGTTTGGTTTCAGGAGGGTTCGCTGACCCGTGCTATTCGGGCTTCTGTAGCAATCCCGAGCTTTTTTACGCCGGTAATGATTGGCGGGCGCGTGCTGGTGGACGGCGCCCTCCTGAACCCCCTGCCTATCATACCCACCATTGCTGCCCATGCAGACCTCATTGTTGCCGTGAATCTGGCGGGTGAAGGAGACTTCCACGTGGAATTGCCGCGTGTGGACAGAAAAGGTGAGCCTTGCCCGCCGGGAGAGGCCGTACCCGAGGCTAAGCTCACGGACGGTGCAGTAGAGGCTGAGTGGCTGGAGCGTTGGAAGCGCCGTGCCGCAAGCTGGTTCGGAACTGAGTCTGAATCATCAGGCAGTGAAGAAGACGCTCTGGCCCAGGCCGAAGAGAGCGCATCGCCGGTCGACCCCAGCGAGACCCGCGAAGAGGCGAAACCCGTGAGTTTGCAGCAGTTCGGTCTGGGCAAGTTTGATATCATGAACCTGACCATAGAAACCATGCAGAGCGCACTGACGCAGTACAAGATTGCCGGGTACCCGCCTGATCTGCTCGTTAACGTGCCAAAGCATGTCTGTAAATCTTTTGACTATCACAAAGCGCCTGAACTTATCCAGTTGGGACGCCAGTTGGCGGAAGAGTCGCTGCAAAACTATCGCCGCAGGGAAGGCAGGGGCGCTGGCAACCCATTGTGGCGGAATAACCGCCGCCGTTAG
- a CDS encoding DUF4892 domain-containing protein, whose translation MPVHSAVGAGGGLEFPGAGIVERQPITAEDEIRIYTSKVSEVGDRLRYNDALDVVGVGQKVLLSAPSDVSPAAVYEHYRAAILEREGRILFSCEGRACGRSAVWANRVFQQSRVYGQDGEQAYLVGAWRDEQNRLQLLATYIVRRGNRTVSILEQHLTLPETYRLPGANPRERRLLGPFVIPVEVGAIPRLSLAPETGEDLQRIASRYPEAAIYVTAFVPADVRGPAEAMSQAQLAVQAATGLLENQGIPAERQHGIAVGAAVPIAEAGRQGPRIEVTVIRPRTAGDE comes from the coding sequence GTGCCAGTGCACAGTGCGGTGGGCGCAGGGGGTGGCCTGGAGTTCCCGGGCGCCGGCATAGTCGAACGACAGCCCATCACTGCGGAGGACGAGATCCGGATTTATACCAGTAAGGTTTCCGAAGTAGGTGACCGCCTTCGTTACAATGACGCGCTGGACGTCGTGGGCGTCGGCCAGAAAGTCCTTCTGTCAGCGCCTTCGGACGTTTCGCCCGCGGCTGTCTACGAGCATTATCGGGCGGCTATACTCGAGCGTGAAGGCCGCATACTTTTCAGCTGTGAGGGGCGGGCATGTGGCCGGAGTGCGGTCTGGGCGAACAGGGTGTTTCAGCAGTCCCGCGTCTACGGGCAGGACGGCGAGCAAGCGTATCTGGTTGGCGCCTGGCGTGATGAGCAGAACCGGTTGCAGTTGCTGGCTACGTATATCGTCAGGCGCGGCAATCGAACGGTCAGTATCCTTGAACAGCACCTTACGCTTCCCGAAACATATCGGCTGCCAGGCGCCAACCCGCGCGAACGCCGCTTGCTCGGGCCGTTTGTGATTCCCGTAGAAGTCGGGGCAATTCCCCGTCTTTCACTCGCACCGGAAACAGGCGAGGACCTCCAGCGAATTGCGAGCCGCTACCCTGAGGCGGCAATTTATGTGACTGCTTTCGTGCCCGCGGACGTGCGGGGGCCAGCCGAGGCCATGAGCCAGGCGCAACTGGCCGTGCAGGCTGCGACAGGGCTTCTTGAAAACCAGGGTATTCCGGCTGAGCGACAACATGGCATCGCCGTCGGTGCCGCGGTACCTATAGCTGAAGCGGGCCGGCAAGGACCACGCATAGAAGTCACGGTTATTCGCCCCCGGACTGCCGGTGATGAATAG
- a CDS encoding alpha/beta fold hydrolase, which produces MAVSEATLAHSGAHALPEAQACTAPLQRITLAGLQWRAPEPAGAPAICLHGWLDNACSFNILGSRLGKKRTVTSFDLPGHGLSGDRPQGYPYHMLDYVQDLAELLEAQPGPVHIIGHSLGGILAALLAATDPKKLQSLTMIDSLGPYVAKAEDFPVRLKKGIQKALVRERGALAVYDSLKSAEQARQSGMLPLSAFAAAQLVPRNLREVEGGWSWRTDRRLRNPSLSALTEEQVLACLAAIEVPVLLVRAESGMLAADERFKRRTAAVRRLSVENVSGSHHCHIDGDVESITTSIEQFMLQTDPVS; this is translated from the coding sequence ATGGCTGTTTCTGAAGCAACCCTTGCGCACTCCGGGGCGCACGCGCTGCCGGAAGCCCAGGCGTGTACAGCGCCGCTTCAGCGTATTACCCTGGCGGGCCTGCAATGGCGTGCGCCGGAGCCCGCCGGTGCGCCTGCGATCTGCCTCCACGGCTGGCTCGATAATGCCTGTAGTTTCAACATATTGGGCTCCCGGCTCGGAAAAAAGCGAACAGTAACGAGCTTTGACCTCCCGGGGCATGGCCTATCTGGTGACCGCCCGCAAGGCTACCCGTACCACATGCTGGATTATGTTCAGGACCTGGCCGAGCTTTTAGAAGCTCAGCCAGGCCCTGTACATATCATTGGACACTCTCTGGGCGGTATTCTGGCTGCACTGCTCGCCGCGACCGATCCGAAAAAGCTTCAGTCGCTGACGATGATTGACAGCCTGGGGCCCTACGTGGCAAAAGCTGAGGACTTCCCGGTACGGTTGAAGAAAGGCATACAGAAGGCACTGGTCCGTGAGCGCGGTGCCCTGGCAGTTTATGATTCCTTAAAGTCTGCAGAGCAGGCCCGTCAGTCCGGAATGTTGCCGTTGAGTGCGTTCGCTGCTGCACAACTGGTTCCGAGAAACCTGAGAGAGGTTGAAGGGGGCTGGAGCTGGCGGACGGATCGCCGACTGCGCAATCCTTCTTTATCGGCATTGACTGAAGAACAGGTGCTGGCCTGTCTGGCAGCTATCGAAGTACCGGTGTTACTGGTGCGGGCAGAGAGCGGTATGCTTGCCGCAGACGAACGATTTAAAAGGCGGACAGCCGCGGTGCGGCGGCTCTCCGTTGAGAACGTTTCGGGGTCGCACCACTGCCATATCGACGGCGACGTAGAGTCGATCACCACGAGCATCGAGCAGTTCATGCTTCAGACCGACCCCGTGTCGTAA
- a CDS encoding PilZ domain-containing protein: MGPGIGARSGILTLTIKDKAVLYAAYMPFIRNGGLFIPTQKVYRLGDEVFLLLNLMDEPEKIPVAGKVIWVTPKGAQGSRAAGVGIQFNGDDETARTKIEAYLAGSLGSDRPTHTL; encoded by the coding sequence ATGGGGCCGGGAATCGGAGCTCGTAGCGGCATCCTGACATTGACGATCAAAGACAAAGCTGTGTTGTATGCGGCCTATATGCCGTTTATACGCAATGGCGGCCTTTTTATCCCGACCCAGAAAGTATATCGGCTGGGTGATGAGGTATTTTTGTTGCTGAACCTGATGGACGAACCCGAAAAAATTCCGGTTGCTGGCAAGGTCATTTGGGTAACACCCAAAGGCGCCCAGGGAAGCCGTGCTGCAGGGGTGGGGATTCAGTTCAATGGTGACGACGAGACTGCCCGGACCAAGATCGAGGCCTATCTTGCCGGGTCTCTTGGCTCCGACCGTCCGACACACACGCTCTAG
- the holB gene encoding DNA polymerase III subunit delta': MAVAQQIAAGEQIISSGTLPWQADSWNRLCASLASNRLAHAVLLSAPKGMGKRHFAEEAAALLLCSQPIDNEGGGKRACGNCKQCHLLAAGSHPDLRTLVPEDSRVIKIDQVRRLGEFCVRSPQVAGRKVAIVDSADRLNLNAANALLKTLEEPVEDVQLLLLHHAGEPVLPTIRSRCQALRLALPSMEAGLAWLSEQEHEATGVDIQTALTRARGAPLVALELLNNGQVAAGDECLESLRLFLRGERQVVEAVAPFVKLGVEPSLDLLGHWAFDAMKLALDESTDSARVAGTADGNAAPSVTRAREMFAFLAKNNPADRFVILLDQVTQARRAQTYNINPELMLTDILLSWKALMPRRRRAVTARMN; the protein is encoded by the coding sequence ATGGCTGTCGCACAGCAAATCGCTGCCGGAGAACAGATCATTTCCTCCGGAACCCTGCCGTGGCAAGCCGATAGCTGGAACCGTCTATGCGCCAGCCTGGCGTCGAACCGACTGGCACATGCCGTTCTGTTAAGCGCCCCGAAGGGTATGGGCAAGCGCCACTTCGCCGAAGAGGCCGCGGCCCTCTTACTGTGTAGTCAACCCATCGACAATGAAGGCGGAGGCAAGCGTGCGTGCGGCAACTGTAAACAGTGTCATCTGCTGGCGGCTGGCTCTCATCCTGATCTAAGAACGCTTGTTCCGGAAGACTCCCGCGTGATCAAGATTGATCAGGTCAGGCGACTCGGGGAGTTCTGCGTACGGAGCCCTCAGGTTGCGGGCCGTAAGGTCGCGATCGTCGATTCTGCTGACCGGCTGAATCTGAATGCGGCCAATGCGCTGCTGAAAACGCTCGAGGAGCCGGTAGAGGATGTGCAGCTTTTGCTGCTTCACCACGCTGGCGAGCCTGTCCTGCCCACTATCCGTTCTCGCTGCCAGGCCTTGCGTCTGGCGCTACCAAGCATGGAGGCTGGGCTGGCCTGGCTGTCAGAGCAGGAGCATGAAGCCACCGGGGTCGATATTCAGACGGCTCTGACCCGTGCCCGGGGCGCACCTCTTGTCGCGCTTGAGCTACTGAATAATGGCCAGGTCGCTGCGGGAGATGAGTGTCTGGAGAGTCTCAGGCTTTTCCTGCGTGGAGAAAGGCAAGTGGTGGAGGCCGTCGCCCCGTTCGTGAAACTGGGCGTGGAGCCAAGCCTGGACCTGCTCGGGCACTGGGCCTTCGACGCCATGAAGCTTGCGCTGGATGAAAGCACGGACAGTGCCCGTGTCGCCGGCACAGCGGATGGGAATGCGGCTCCGTCGGTTACCAGGGCGCGCGAGATGTTCGCATTCCTTGCAAAGAACAACCCCGCTGACCGGTTTGTTATCCTGCTCGATCAGGTGACGCAGGCGCGTCGGGCCCAGACATACAATATCAATCCTGAACTGATGCTCACCGATATCCTGTTGTCCTGGAAAGCTTTGATGCCTCGCAGGCGCCGGGCGGTGACGGCGAGAATGAACTAA
- a CDS encoding transglutaminaseTgpA domain-containing protein codes for MAGAVSSRSAGAVPHAVMAPLASGFVLLLLPQLQRLPFWLSAVAVLTCAWSVGQHYRWWRPLSKPWRLLLMFALVVIFITTHVSSFTVETAAAFFVLTVALKWTELERPRDVFIMVMILCYLAAVTFLFEQGIFWSLAVLLAVLVLFGSLRSLSGGGAKAGPGAWRSMAWTLLKVLPVVVVLFFIFPRLGPLWSVPLVSEGRSAGLSESMTPGDFADLGRSGERAFRVSFGGAAPAPSQRYWRGLILDQFDGQTWSRSQQASGDRVGRVNRSAGIGELGAGEYEVLLEPSFQPWAYALGGTRPLTGNVMLTEHGLVQFSRPVDTVVRYRMQQSDLDTMAPVDAGLRARYTALPEGFNPETRAWAQRLAADAASDSALIDTLMTMFSELPFFYTLQPAPTGTHSVDEFLFQTREGFCAHYAGALTFALRAAGIPARVVAGYLGGEPGLNNDYLLVRQYDAHAWVEAWVGGPSGGQWLRLDPTAMVAPERVQENWRQALERGEGESATNWARRDYASGPVLDWVNLRLDAANYYWQRFVVDYQGDTQRSLFGKFPGAPSLATLGYWTAAFLAGVVAVVGLVMIRQERTRPSDPVMRYAMYWYRWLKRRNIQTTPGQTPLQQAELAAREFPRHRASVIGFARALNGALYNPESSATLQDLAQRWQRLKKVPRSAGRRRSPSRA; via the coding sequence ATGGCCGGTGCTGTCAGCTCACGCTCCGCCGGGGCTGTTCCACATGCGGTCATGGCCCCGCTGGCCTCAGGTTTTGTGCTGCTCCTGTTGCCGCAATTGCAGCGCCTGCCGTTCTGGCTGAGCGCCGTCGCCGTGCTGACCTGTGCGTGGAGTGTCGGCCAGCATTACAGATGGTGGCGTCCGCTGTCGAAGCCCTGGCGCTTGCTGCTGATGTTCGCGCTGGTCGTGATATTCATCACCACCCATGTCTCCAGCTTTACCGTTGAAACCGCCGCTGCTTTCTTCGTGCTCACAGTTGCCTTGAAGTGGACTGAACTCGAGCGACCGCGCGATGTGTTCATCATGGTTATGATTCTGTGCTATCTCGCAGCAGTTACCTTTCTGTTCGAACAGGGCATTTTCTGGTCACTCGCAGTGCTGCTGGCGGTCCTTGTCCTGTTCGGTAGCCTGCGATCGCTTTCGGGCGGTGGCGCGAAGGCGGGCCCAGGCGCCTGGCGGAGTATGGCGTGGACCTTGCTCAAGGTGCTTCCCGTTGTTGTCGTGCTGTTCTTCATCTTTCCCCGGCTGGGGCCGCTCTGGAGTGTGCCGCTCGTGTCAGAGGGTCGGAGTGCAGGGCTGAGTGAAAGCATGACGCCAGGGGACTTTGCGGACCTTGGCCGGAGCGGAGAGCGGGCGTTTCGCGTCAGCTTTGGCGGTGCGGCACCCGCTCCTTCCCAGCGTTACTGGCGAGGGCTGATCCTTGATCAGTTTGACGGCCAGACCTGGTCCCGGTCACAGCAGGCTTCCGGTGACCGTGTCGGGCGGGTAAACCGAAGCGCAGGTATCGGCGAGCTTGGAGCGGGAGAGTATGAAGTCCTGTTGGAGCCCAGCTTTCAGCCATGGGCATATGCCCTGGGTGGGACCCGGCCCTTAACAGGCAATGTCATGTTAACCGAGCATGGCCTGGTTCAGTTTTCTCGCCCCGTCGATACAGTCGTGCGGTACCGAATGCAGCAGAGCGATCTGGACACAATGGCTCCCGTGGATGCAGGGCTTCGGGCCCGGTATACCGCGCTGCCTGAAGGGTTCAATCCTGAGACGCGCGCCTGGGCGCAGCGACTCGCCGCTGACGCAGCTTCAGACAGCGCCCTTATTGACACATTGATGACGATGTTCAGCGAACTCCCTTTTTTCTACACGCTCCAGCCGGCTCCGACAGGGACGCACAGCGTTGACGAGTTTCTGTTCCAAACCCGGGAAGGGTTTTGTGCGCATTACGCAGGCGCGTTGACCTTCGCCCTGCGCGCCGCTGGCATTCCAGCGCGGGTTGTAGCCGGGTATCTGGGAGGTGAGCCGGGACTGAATAACGATTACCTGCTGGTCAGGCAGTACGATGCCCATGCGTGGGTCGAGGCGTGGGTGGGAGGACCGTCGGGAGGCCAGTGGTTGCGACTGGACCCGACCGCGATGGTCGCGCCGGAGCGGGTGCAGGAGAACTGGCGGCAGGCACTGGAACGAGGGGAAGGCGAATCAGCCACGAACTGGGCGAGGCGTGACTATGCAAGTGGGCCAGTACTGGACTGGGTTAATCTGAGACTGGATGCGGCCAACTATTACTGGCAAAGATTTGTAGTCGACTACCAGGGCGATACCCAGCGCTCGCTGTTCGGCAAGTTCCCCGGCGCGCCGAGTCTGGCCACATTGGGCTACTGGACTGCGGCGTTTCTGGCAGGCGTGGTGGCAGTAGTCGGGCTGGTCATGATCAGACAGGAGCGGACCAGGCCCAGTGACCCGGTCATGCGCTACGCCATGTACTGGTACCGGTGGCTAAAGCGCAGGAATATCCAGACAACGCCCGGACAAACGCCTCTGCAGCAAGCGGAACTGGCTGCCCGAGAATTTCCGCGCCATCGTGCTTCGGTTATCGGCTTCGCCCGGGCGCTCAACGGCGCGCTCTATAATCCCGAAAGTTCAGCGACATTGCAGGATCTGGCGCAGCGATGGCAGCGCTTGAAGAAAGTCCCGCGGAGCGCGGGCAGAAGGCGGAGCCCAAGCCGGGCTTAG
- a CDS encoding DUF58 domain-containing protein, translating into MTLNPVTRRRRRRFSLASPGRRPTTFWGRWLQRRLPAADEVELGRTNLFILPTREGALFLVLLGIMLLTGINYQNSLIYLLTFLLGAFYYVGILQTHSNLSGIKLSLRNIEEGFTGSALAVDLQFIRPYQTDRPAIDLFFSGGAAHIDVRDEGQVASLAFIPPHRGAHTLPRIRIESRYPFGLFKAWTYLWLKSTALAYPRPVEPPGHLGSGWKADGEDSRTSCPNRLADDFLLRPYRTGDLPQRVQWKRFARDGQMMVLEAESRASDSLWLDYDGFPGVPGELRLSYLSWLVESCRAQDRPFGLRLPGAVLNPAAGPRHAREAQRRLAMFQGATS; encoded by the coding sequence ATGACCTTGAACCCTGTGACGCGCCGTCGTCGTCGCCGATTTTCGCTCGCCAGCCCGGGCCGTCGCCCCACAACGTTCTGGGGCAGGTGGCTTCAGCGCCGGCTGCCCGCAGCTGACGAAGTCGAGCTCGGACGCACGAACCTGTTTATTCTACCGACGCGAGAGGGCGCCCTGTTCCTGGTTTTGCTGGGCATCATGCTGCTCACCGGGATCAACTATCAGAACAGCCTGATCTACCTGCTGACTTTTTTGCTGGGTGCGTTCTACTACGTGGGTATTCTCCAGACTCATAGTAATCTCAGCGGTATCAAGCTCTCTCTCCGGAATATTGAAGAGGGATTCACCGGCTCGGCGCTGGCTGTTGACCTGCAATTTATCCGACCCTACCAAACTGATCGTCCTGCTATAGATCTGTTCTTTTCAGGTGGAGCCGCACATATAGACGTCCGCGACGAAGGACAGGTCGCCAGCCTGGCTTTTATCCCACCCCACCGTGGAGCCCATACGCTGCCCCGGATTCGGATTGAATCGCGCTATCCTTTCGGACTATTCAAAGCCTGGACTTACCTGTGGCTGAAGAGCACGGCACTGGCATACCCCCGTCCCGTAGAGCCGCCCGGTCATTTGGGTTCCGGGTGGAAAGCCGATGGCGAAGACTCGCGTACATCCTGTCCGAACCGCCTGGCGGATGATTTTCTGCTACGGCCCTACCGGACGGGCGATCTTCCCCAAAGGGTTCAGTGGAAACGTTTTGCCCGCGATGGCCAGATGATGGTGCTGGAAGCTGAATCCAGGGCGAGCGACAGCCTCTGGCTCGATTACGACGGCTTCCCCGGCGTCCCCGGCGAGTTGCGATTGTCGTACCTGAGTTGGCTGGTTGAATCATGCCGTGCTCAGGATCGTCCATTCGGCCTGCGCCTACCCGGGGCCGTGCTCAACCCGGCCGCCGGGCCCCGGCACGCCCGCGAAGCCCAACGGCGTCTGGCCATGTTCCAGGGGGCGACTTCCTGA
- a CDS encoding MarR family winged helix-turn-helix transcriptional regulator, with protein sequence MQKNVFFDLTRVVTQWRKLLNRKVTDTRITQAQWIALLYLQRIGEGITQRDLAWHLAIKNPTLVTLLDALAENDLIERRVSREDHRVRHLHLTEQGTTFMQEINRSTDELREALFEGIAEKDLQAALRTMEKVLENSRSLDKH encoded by the coding sequence ATGCAGAAAAATGTCTTTTTTGACCTCACTCGGGTCGTTACGCAGTGGCGTAAACTTCTTAATCGTAAAGTTACAGACACACGAATCACTCAAGCGCAATGGATTGCCCTCCTCTACCTTCAAAGAATAGGCGAAGGAATTACACAGCGGGACCTCGCGTGGCACCTGGCCATCAAGAATCCCACACTGGTGACACTGCTCGATGCACTGGCAGAGAACGACCTCATCGAACGCCGGGTCAGCCGGGAGGACCACCGCGTGCGGCACCTTCACCTGACCGAGCAAGGCACAACGTTCATGCAGGAGATCAATCGGAGCACGGATGAGCTGCGGGAAGCCTTGTTCGAGGGCATCGCTGAAAAGGACCTGCAGGCCGCTCTTCGGACGATGGAAAAGGTGTTGGAAAACTCAAGGTCGCTCGACAAGCATTAG
- a CDS encoding DUF6160 family protein yields MNTFTRTLLVTAIAATSFSASADLKPLNDGAMGDVTGQAGVTIDLSANVEVKEIAYQDKGFLVIDGLKLGGHSTAGATTALDDIRLTIDVAGTAADDLGNGGVFAGDYVAAALATDPATGAQDSAQLAANAAAVDGVETSQAVTDGDLVISLRSQSGAPVDYGLGIGSISLAKEADNAANIGNLSAMNADSTVLVSAMQIDGYLGPVDLIVQEEANSLNINAYFNATGAVTLPFMGTSLGFELHNRRGDSVIANSAGTMSFAHAQVDVSVKEDHFGAGQNALAVNVQDFSGDLDLTNITMGNGASIGSLYMTDVAVTAETVIYGH; encoded by the coding sequence ATGAATACGTTTACTCGCACCCTTCTAGTGACGGCAATTGCCGCGACCTCCTTTTCCGCCAGTGCTGACCTGAAGCCTCTGAACGACGGTGCCATGGGCGACGTTACCGGTCAGGCCGGGGTAACCATTGACCTTAGCGCCAATGTAGAAGTGAAAGAAATCGCCTACCAGGATAAGGGTTTTCTGGTCATCGACGGCCTGAAACTCGGTGGTCACTCCACCGCTGGGGCTACTACCGCACTTGACGATATCCGCCTGACCATTGATGTCGCGGGAACCGCGGCGGACGATCTGGGTAATGGGGGAGTATTCGCAGGTGACTACGTAGCTGCCGCACTCGCCACTGATCCAGCGACCGGAGCACAGGATTCCGCACAGCTCGCCGCGAATGCCGCTGCTGTCGATGGGGTTGAAACAAGCCAGGCTGTAACCGATGGCGACCTTGTTATCTCCCTGCGTTCGCAGTCAGGCGCACCGGTAGACTACGGACTGGGGATCGGCTCAATCTCCCTGGCCAAAGAAGCTGACAATGCCGCCAATATCGGTAACCTGAGCGCGATGAACGCGGATAGCACGGTTCTTGTCTCCGCCATGCAGATCGATGGCTACTTGGGACCCGTGGACCTGATCGTTCAGGAAGAAGCGAATAGCCTGAACATCAACGCCTATTTCAACGCGACCGGCGCCGTAACCCTGCCATTCATGGGTACCAGCCTTGGCTTCGAACTGCATAACCGTCGCGGGGATTCCGTTATTGCCAACTCGGCCGGGACAATGTCGTTTGCCCATGCCCAGGTTGACGTCAGCGTCAAAGAAGACCACTTCGGTGCAGGTCAGAACGCACTTGCGGTCAACGTGCAGGACTTCTCTGGCGATCTCGACCTGACAAACATCACTATGGGCAATGGCGCGTCAATTGGTTCGCTGTACATGACGGATGTTGCGGTAACCGCCGAGACCGTCATTTACGGCCACTGA
- a CDS encoding DUF6160 family protein: MMNSLKKIALVSAIAAAPFAAQAELAALDDASMGDVTGQAGVTIDLSANVSVGEIAYQDQGFLVIDGLTLGGHSELVAGGAPDALDNLRLTIDVAGSLGDDLGASSFGAAYLASEGFTTEVNEQSQNISDGDLVISLRSQSDEPVDFGLFIESVSLAKQEGNSGNIGNLKATNTGTVLSQDLRMDGYIGPVDIVVQEESNSMNINAYFSASGSVTVPYRGTSMSFELHNRRGATVMNADGMSFAHAQVDVSVAEGYFDDGGDALAVNVQDLSGDLDMTDIKMGNGISIGALYLTDLSVTAETVIYGH; this comes from the coding sequence ATGATGAACAGCCTGAAAAAAATAGCACTGGTCAGCGCTATTGCCGCTGCACCGTTTGCCGCGCAAGCCGAACTTGCCGCCCTCGATGATGCGTCCATGGGCGATGTGACGGGTCAGGCGGGTGTCACCATTGATCTGAGTGCCAACGTCAGCGTCGGCGAAATCGCCTATCAGGATCAGGGTTTCCTGGTTATTGATGGCCTGACCCTGGGTGGTCACTCTGAGCTTGTCGCTGGTGGTGCGCCAGACGCACTCGATAACCTCCGGCTGACAATTGATGTGGCCGGCTCCCTCGGCGATGACCTTGGCGCATCCTCATTCGGTGCGGCTTATCTCGCAAGCGAAGGATTTACCACCGAAGTAAACGAACAAAGCCAGAACATCAGCGATGGCGATCTTGTCATCAGTCTGCGTTCGCAATCGGACGAGCCAGTGGACTTCGGACTGTTCATTGAAAGTGTCTCCCTGGCCAAGCAAGAGGGAAACAGCGGCAATATCGGTAACCTCAAAGCCACCAATACCGGTACCGTGTTATCCCAGGACCTGCGCATGGACGGCTATATCGGCCCCGTCGATATCGTCGTGCAGGAAGAATCTAATAGCATGAATATCAATGCCTACTTCAGCGCCAGTGGCTCGGTCACTGTCCCTTACCGTGGCACATCCATGAGCTTCGAGCTCCATAACCGTCGTGGCGCTACGGTCATGAACGCGGATGGCATGTCTTTCGCTCATGCCCAGGTAGACGTCAGTGTTGCAGAAGGCTACTTCGACGATGGCGGCGACGCGCTTGCTGTGAACGTCCAGGACCTGTCTGGCGATCTCGACATGACCGATATCAAGATGGGCAATGGCATCTCGATCGGTGCCCTGTACCTGACTGATCTTTCCGTTACTGCTGAAACGGTCATTTACGGTCACTAA